The Arachis hypogaea cultivar Tifrunner chromosome 16, arahy.Tifrunner.gnm2.J5K5, whole genome shotgun sequence genome contains a region encoding:
- the LOC112754817 gene encoding shikimate kinase 1, chloroplastic-like produces MMGSGKTTVGKILSQVLCYSFFDSDTLIEEEVDGTSVADIFKHYGETFFRDKETEVLRKLSMTHRHVISTGGGAVVRPINWKYMHKGVSIWLDVPVEALAQRITAVGTNSRPLLHSEVGDAYTKTFMRLSSLFEERSQAYANANAKVSLENIAAKLGQKDVSDLTPTAIAIEALEQILGFLKSEDGYC; encoded by the exons ATGATGGGATCTGGAAAGACAACTGTAGGGAAGATTCTGTCACAAGTGCTTTGTTATTCGTTTTTTGATAG CGATACATTGATTGAGGAGGAGGTTGATGGAACTTCAGTAGCTGATATATTCAAGCACTATGGAGAGACTTTTTTCCGTGATAAAGAG ACTGAGGTGTTGCGGAAGTTGTCAATGACGCATAGACATGTTATATCCACGGGCGGAGGTGCTGTTGTGAGGCCTATTAATTG GAAATATATGCACAAAGGGGTTAGCATATGGTTGGATGTACCTGTAGAAGCATTGGCTCAGAGAATAACAGCTGTAGGAACTAATTCTCGCCCACTTCTACATTCTGAAGTAGGAGATGCATACACTAAG ACTTTCATGCGTTTGTCTTCTCTTTTTGAAGAACGAAGCCAAGCATATGCAAATGCCAATGCCAAGGTCTCCTTAGAAA ATATAGCAGcaaaactgggccaaaaagaTGTATCAGATTTGACTCCAACTGCTATTGCAATTGAG GCTCTGGAACAAATCCTAGGCTTTCTAAAGAGTGAAGATGGATATTGCTAG
- the LOC112754816 gene encoding developmentally-regulated G-protein 3: MATVMQKIKDIEDEMARTQKNKATAHHLGLLKAKLAKLRRELLTPSSKGAGGAGEGFDVTKSGDSRVGLVGFPSVGKSTLLNKLTGTFSEVASYEFTTLTCIPGVITYRGAKIQLLDLPGIIEGAKDGKGRGRQVISTARTCNCILIVLDAIKPITHKRLIEKELEGFGIRLNKEPPNLTFRKKDKGGINLTSTVTNTHLDLDTVKAICSEYKIHNADITLRYDATADDLIDVIEGSRVYMPCIYVVNKIDQITLEELEILDKLPHYCPISAHLEWNLDGLLEKIWEYLNLTRIYTKPKGMNPDYEDPVILSSKRRTVEDFCNRIHKDMLKQFKYALVWGSSAKHKPQRVGKEHELEDEDVVQIIKKV, from the exons ATGGCGACCGTGATGCAGAAAATAAAGGATATCGAAGATGAG ATGGCAAGAACGCAAAAGAACAAGGCTACTGCTCATCATTTGGGCTTGCTGAAG GCTAAACTGGCAAAGCTGCGGAGGGAACTCCTTACTCCTTCATCAAAAGGTGCTGGAGGTGCTGGTGAAGGTTTTGATGTTACTAAAAGTGGTGATTCAAGAGTTGGTCTTGTGGGTTTCCCTTCAGTTGGCAAATCTACTCTACTGAATAAATTGACTGGGACATTCTCAGAG GTTGCTTCCTATGAGTTTACAACCTTAACTTGCATCCCTGGCGTGATAACGTATCGTGGAGCTAAAATTCAG TTGCTGGATCTCCCTGGAATTATTGAGGGTGCTAAAGATGGAAAGGGTAGAGGAAGACAG GTTATCAGTACTGCAAGGACTTGCAATTGTATTTTAATTGTTCTCGATGCCATAAAGCCAATAACTCATAAGCGGCTTATAGAAAAAGAGCTGGAGGGATTTGGTATAAG GTTAAATAAAGAGCCACCAAATCTGACTTTTAGGAAGAAAGATAAAGGTGGAATCAACCTCACTTCAACGGTTACCAACACACATTTGGATCTTGACACTGTGAAGGCTATATGTAGTGAGTACAAAATTCACAATGCAGATATTACTCTCAGATATGATGCTACTGCCGATGACCTTATAGATGTTATCGAGGGAAGTAGAGTATACATGCCTTGCATCTATGTTGTGAACAAGATTGATCAGATCACACTTGAGGAATTAGAGATATTGGATAAGCTACCTCATTACTGCCCAATCAG TGCACACCTGGAGTGGAACCTCGATGGTCTTCTGGAGAAAATTTGGGAATATCTCAATTTAACTCGTATTTATACTAAACCTAAAGGGATGAATCCTGACTACGAGGACCCGGTAATATTGTCATCTAAAAGAAGAACAGTTGAGGACTTCTGCAATCGCATTCACAAGGATATGCTTAAACAGTTTAAGTA TGCTCTGGTCTGGGGTTCAAGTGCGAAGCATAAGCCTCAAAGAGTTGGCAAG GAGCATGAACTTGAAGATGAAGACGTGGTTCAGATTATCAAGAAGGTATAA
- the LOC112754819 gene encoding LOW QUALITY PROTEIN: 4-hydroxybenzoate polyprenyltransferase, mitochondrial-like (The sequence of the model RefSeq protein was modified relative to this genomic sequence to represent the inferred CDS: deleted 1 base in 1 codon; substituted 1 base at 1 genomic stop codon) — translation MASTLIYRASRRFLKYSFPSSGLPXYHSPSIFNPLISTEPSISINHNFYPSLCPFGQSHHQDSKFEYFKTVRSLSNFQLVQHISTSPSSLKEGSKGNKNQSGNVSKANISWIDLYLPRQVQPYAQLARLDKPIGTWLLLWPCMWSITLAATPGQLPDFKMLALFGCGALLLRGAGCTINDLLDRDIDTKVERTKSRPMASGLLTPFQGLCFLGIQLTLGLGILLQLNYYSRVLGASSLLLVFSYPLMKRFTFWPQAG, via the exons ATGGCGTCAACTTTGATCTATCGTGCTTCACGTAGGTTTCTCAAATATTCTTTCCCTTCTTCAGGCCTC CCATAATATCATTCCCCTTCCATCTTCAATCCTTTAATCTCCACTGAACCATCTATAAGCATAAACCACAACTTCTATCCTTCACTCTGTCCATTTGGGCAATCCCACCATCAGGATTCTAAATTTGAGTATTTTAAAACTGTTCGATCTCTCTCAAATTTTCAGCTTGTTCAGCACATCTCTACATCACCTTCAAGTTTAAAAGAGGGGTCAAAGGGAAATAAGAATCAAAGTGGCAATGTGAGTAAAGCAAATATCTCTTGGATCGATTTGTACTTGCCTAGGCAGGTTCAGCCCTATGCACAGCTTGCTCGCCTAGATAAGCCCATTGGGACATGGTTGCTTCTATGGCCTTGTATGTG GTCAATTACGTTGGCTGCAACTCCAGGACAGCTGCCTGATTTTAAAATGTTGGCATTGTTTGGATGTGGGGCTTTGCTTTTGAGGGGTGCTGGGTGTACTATTAATGATCTCCTTGATCGTGACATTGATACAAAG GTAGAACGAACAAAGTCAAGGCCTATGGCAAGTGGTCTTTTGACACCATTTCAGGGACTTTGTTTTCTTGGTATTCAGTTAACTTTGGGTCTTGGGATTCTTCTGCAACTGAATTATTATAG CCGTGTTCTGGGTGCCTCATCCTTGTTGCTTGTCTTTTCTTATCCCCTCATGAAGAGGTTTACATTTTGG CCCCAGGCGGGTTGA
- the LOC112754818 gene encoding large ribosomal subunit protein eL6z: protein MAPKQRAARKVGRNPELVRGIGKYSRSQMYHKRGLWAIKAKNGGKFPVHEPKPKPQALAQKPPKFYPAEDVKTPLVNKHKPKPTKLRASITPGTVLILLAGRFKGKRVVFLKQLPSGLLLVSGPFKINGVPLRRVNQSYVIATSTKVDVSACNVEKFDDKYFSKEVQKKKKKGEGEFFESEKEEKKTLPQDKKDDQKTVDSALIKAIESVPDLKFYLGARFSLKQGQKPHELVF, encoded by the exons ATGGCGCCGAAGCAGAGAGCAGCAAGGAAGGTTGGCAGGAACCCTGAACTGGTGCGGGGGATCGGGAAGTACTCTCGGTCTCAGATGTACCACAAGAGGGGTTTGTGGGCCATAAAGGCTAAGAACGGTGGCAAGTTCCCCGTCCATGAACCCAAGCCTAAGCCCCAGGCCCTTGCTCAAAAGCCTCCTAAGTTCTATCCTGCTGAAGATGTCAAGACTCCTCTTGTCAACAAGCACAAACCCAAACCCACCAAACTCAG GGCTAGCATTACTCCTGGGACAGTGCTGATTCTTCTTGCTGGAAGATTCAAGGGGAAGAGAGTTGTGTTCCTCAAGCAGCTTCCTTCTGGGCTGCTTCTTGTTTCTG GACCCTTCAAGATTAATGGAGTTCCGTTGAGACGTGTGAATCAGTCGTATGTTATTGCCACATCAACCAAAGTAGATGTGTCTGCTTGTAACGTGGAGAAATTCGATGACAAATACTTTTCAAAGGAAgtccagaaaaagaaaaagaagggagaAGGCGAGTTCTTTGAGTCTGAGAAAGAG GAGAAGAAGACCCTCCCTCAAGACAAGAAGGATGACCAGAAGACTGTTGATTCTGCTTTGATAAAAGCCATAGAGAGTGTTCCAGACTTGAAGTTTTACCTTGGTGCTAGGTTTTCTTTGAAGCAAGGCCAGAAGCCTCATGAATTAGTCTTCTAG